One segment of Danio aesculapii chromosome 3, fDanAes4.1, whole genome shotgun sequence DNA contains the following:
- the nol12 gene encoding nucleolar protein 12, with the protein MGKSDKLQQRSKFKGGGKRKHGKCVLMFDDKDRQDFLTGFHKRKLERRRAALEEMKSKLKEEQKRLREERRKEYLKMLQERRQALDEADELEEAITATTECVQYDHPNHTVTVTTISDLDLSADRLLEPAQRDEGDAEERERTEALPKQAGNPLLSKKIQSLTASLNSLVKQKKRRKQKRRQEAKRRSHQSDRKSSSSSSSVHNNKQKQCKSTKRQRRRQTGRNERGQD; encoded by the exons ATGGGGAAAAGCGACAAACTACAGCAGAGATCGAAGTTTAAAGGCGGAGGGAAGCGGAAACACGGCAAGTGTGTGCTGATGTTCGACGACAAGGACCGACA ggatTTCCTGACAGGTTTCCACAAGCGGAAGCTGGAGCGGCGCAGAGCAGCCCTGGAGGAGATGAAGAGCAAACTGAAGGAGGAGCAGAAACGCCTCAGAGAGGAG AGACGCAAGGAGTATCTGAAGATGCTGCAGGAGCGACGCCAGGCTCTAG atgaggCAGACGAGCTGGAGGAGGCGATCACAGCGACCACGGAGTGTGTTCAGTACGATCATCCAAACCACACCGTCACCGTGACGACCATCAGCGACCTCGACCTATCAGCAGACAGATTACTGGAGCCAGCACAG AGAGATGAAGGTGATGCTGAGGAGCGAGAGAGAACTGAAGCTCTTCCCAAGCAAGCTGGAAACCCTCTGCTGTCCAAGAA GATTCAGAGCCTCACGGCGTCCCTCAACAGTCTGGTTAAACAGAAGAAGAGGAGAAAACAGAAGCGGAGACAGGAAGCCAAGAGGAGGAGTCATCAGAGCGACAGGaagtcgtcatcatcatcatcgtctgtCCACAACAACAAGCAGAAACAATGCAAGAGCACCAAGAGGCAGCGGCGCAGGCAGACCGGCCGCAACGAGCGCGGTCAGGACTGA